Proteins co-encoded in one Pedosphaera parvula Ellin514 genomic window:
- a CDS encoding LURP-one-related/scramblase family protein — protein sequence MRYVMKQKVFSFGDDFVIKDEQGKEVFFVDGRAFSLGDKLSFQDMSGNELAFISQKLLSWGPTYEIYRGGDLAAVVKKHLFTPLHCRFTVDVPGPDDLEARGSFTDMEYTFERGGRRVAEVSKRWFSWSDTYGVETTPDADDILILASTVVIDLICHGDRKNH from the coding sequence ATGCGTTACGTCATGAAACAGAAGGTGTTCTCTTTTGGTGATGATTTCGTCATCAAAGATGAGCAGGGAAAGGAGGTCTTCTTCGTGGATGGCCGTGCCTTTAGCCTGGGCGACAAGCTTTCGTTTCAAGACATGAGCGGAAATGAACTGGCATTCATTTCTCAAAAACTTTTGTCGTGGGGACCAACCTACGAGATCTATCGTGGCGGAGACCTGGCTGCGGTGGTGAAAAAGCATCTGTTCACGCCCCTGCATTGCCGATTCACCGTCGATGTGCCCGGCCCTGATGACCTGGAAGCGCGGGGCAGTTTTACTGACATGGAATACACTTTTGAGCGCGGTGGCCGGAGGGTTGCTGAAGTATCAAAACGCTGGTTTTCCTGGTCGGACACTTATGGCGTCGAAACAACTCCTGACGCTGATGATATTTTGATTCTAGCCAGCACTGTCGTTATCGATTTGATCTGCCATGGCGATCGTAAAAACCATTAA
- a CDS encoding amidohydrolase family protein yields the protein MIKHNKHLFLFVGIILSLFLSLPLAVTAETELVPPGFRPIPLGVHALKGGKVVVKPGETLDGATILIRDGFIEKVGKDLAIPADARVWDMKGLTIYAGLIDPYLALEAKPAAKAEKKDSEDSGLTGGGIRFFGTTPQEHETEGPGSEVGLVTPERRMARTFAPDAKVLASLRELGFTTANVVPNKGIIRGTSTFVALSDEEPSHAIIKPDVFQHVSFDLENRKEDTYPESPMGAVAAVRQAFFDAQHYIIEQVYHQKHPDVHKRPAFNFNVSLEALAPATQKRMKVVFDPKDALLVDRAARIAHEMNLDFYMVSSGEEWRRPDLAKAAGVPFIVPLNYPALPKMPSDDDWSQVTLDELRAWDWAPENPAVLHNQGLEIALTTSGLTEKKDFRKNLRLAIDRGLSETNALAAMTTVPAKLCGLDNLLGTIEPGKQANFTIVNGKGYFDPESKVHSVWIDGRFYRVPGESAEEEEKEGKPAKTQEREEKVAKPTTPEGGDPNKIQPESPETGAPEKTKPKPETKPETKPEIATTEPGKSKEDKKQEEKEKKLAKMKDLQKRIAHSPLEGRGAISNPPALLIRGATIWTCGPEGRLENADFYIKGGKVEQVGTNLFAHSSVPKDTTVIKGDNLNITPGIIDCHSHSMILGDVNESTLPSTAMVRIGDVVNSETENIYLQLAGGLTVANLLHGSANPIGGQNCVIKLRDGETPEGLKFEGAMLGIKFALGENVKQANWGDKAVTRFPQTRMGVETFFANRFTAAQQYLKAWADYKKSGGLPPRRDLELEAIGEIIQGKRLIHCHSYRQDEILMLMRLMERFGVKIGTFQHVLEGYKIADEIAKHGAGGSTFSDWWAYKFEVYDAIPYNGSLMRDRGVVVSFNSDSDELARTMNLEAAKAVKYGGVPEEEALKFVTLNPAKQLHIDKNVGSLEPGKDADFVLWSKSPLSSETICLETWIEGKKYFDYSLSPARTKALSQERADLIAKAQKLAKLSDDGSGSGEGGSDDKSFFHQSLEHKYDGHVRHCLDEE from the coding sequence ATGATTAAGCATAATAAACATCTGTTTCTTTTTGTCGGGATCATTCTCTCCTTGTTCCTATCGCTTCCCCTGGCAGTGACCGCCGAGACGGAACTGGTGCCGCCGGGGTTTCGGCCCATTCCGCTCGGGGTGCATGCGTTGAAGGGCGGGAAGGTGGTGGTGAAGCCCGGTGAAACTTTGGACGGCGCTACGATCCTCATCCGGGACGGTTTTATTGAGAAGGTGGGAAAGGATCTTGCCATTCCGGCCGATGCACGGGTTTGGGACATGAAAGGGCTGACGATCTATGCCGGTTTAATCGACCCTTACCTCGCTCTTGAAGCCAAACCTGCGGCCAAGGCGGAAAAGAAGGATTCGGAGGATTCCGGCCTGACGGGCGGTGGAATCAGATTTTTTGGCACCACTCCGCAGGAACACGAAACCGAAGGGCCGGGAAGCGAAGTGGGATTGGTCACACCCGAACGTCGCATGGCCCGCACCTTCGCTCCGGATGCCAAGGTATTGGCGAGTCTGCGGGAACTGGGATTCACCACCGCCAATGTGGTTCCGAACAAGGGGATTATTCGCGGCACGAGCACGTTTGTAGCGCTTTCGGATGAAGAACCGAGCCACGCCATCATCAAACCGGATGTGTTCCAACACGTTTCCTTTGACCTCGAAAACCGCAAAGAAGATACCTATCCCGAATCGCCGATGGGCGCGGTGGCGGCGGTGAGGCAGGCCTTCTTCGACGCGCAACATTATATTATCGAACAGGTATATCATCAGAAGCATCCCGACGTGCATAAGCGCCCGGCGTTCAATTTCAATGTGAGTCTGGAAGCATTGGCGCCAGCGACTCAAAAGCGGATGAAGGTGGTTTTCGATCCGAAGGACGCCTTGCTGGTGGATCGTGCGGCGCGCATTGCGCACGAGATGAATCTGGATTTTTACATGGTCTCGAGCGGCGAGGAATGGCGTCGCCCGGACCTGGCCAAAGCGGCGGGAGTGCCATTCATCGTTCCACTTAATTATCCCGCGCTCCCGAAGATGCCCAGCGATGATGATTGGAGCCAGGTGACGTTGGATGAATTGCGCGCGTGGGATTGGGCTCCGGAAAACCCGGCGGTGCTGCACAATCAAGGACTCGAGATTGCCCTGACCACTTCGGGACTCACCGAGAAAAAGGATTTCCGCAAAAACCTGCGACTGGCGATCGATCGCGGCTTGTCCGAAACCAACGCGCTCGCGGCGATGACGACCGTGCCGGCAAAACTTTGCGGTCTCGATAATTTGCTCGGAACCATCGAACCCGGCAAGCAGGCCAACTTCACGATCGTGAATGGGAAAGGCTACTTCGATCCGGAATCAAAGGTTCATTCCGTCTGGATCGATGGTCGGTTTTATCGCGTGCCCGGCGAATCTGCTGAGGAGGAGGAAAAGGAGGGGAAGCCAGCGAAGACACAGGAGCGCGAAGAAAAAGTAGCAAAGCCCACCACGCCGGAAGGGGGCGATCCCAACAAGATCCAGCCTGAATCTCCGGAGACGGGCGCTCCTGAAAAGACCAAACCAAAACCCGAGACAAAGCCGGAGACAAAACCTGAGATTGCCACAACCGAGCCAGGCAAATCAAAAGAGGATAAAAAGCAGGAGGAAAAGGAAAAGAAGCTGGCCAAGATGAAAGATCTGCAGAAGCGCATTGCCCATTCACCTTTGGAAGGGCGCGGCGCCATCAGCAATCCACCCGCCCTGCTAATCCGCGGCGCGACGATTTGGACCTGCGGTCCGGAAGGCCGGTTGGAGAATGCTGACTTCTATATCAAGGGCGGCAAAGTTGAGCAGGTTGGAACGAACCTTTTTGCCCACAGCAGCGTTCCCAAGGACACCACAGTCATTAAAGGTGATAACCTCAACATCACACCCGGCATCATTGATTGTCACAGCCACAGCATGATTCTTGGCGATGTGAACGAATCCACCCTGCCCTCTACGGCGATGGTGAGGATTGGCGATGTGGTCAATTCTGAAACCGAAAATATTTACCTGCAACTGGCTGGCGGCCTGACTGTGGCCAACCTGCTTCACGGCTCCGCCAATCCAATCGGCGGCCAAAACTGCGTCATCAAACTGCGCGACGGTGAAACACCGGAAGGTCTCAAATTCGAAGGAGCCATGCTTGGGATTAAATTTGCTCTCGGCGAAAACGTGAAGCAAGCGAACTGGGGTGACAAAGCCGTAACACGTTTTCCGCAGACCCGCATGGGTGTGGAAACATTTTTTGCCAACCGTTTCACGGCCGCGCAACAATATCTCAAGGCTTGGGCCGATTATAAAAAGTCGGGCGGTCTGCCACCCCGTCGCGATTTGGAATTGGAAGCCATTGGCGAAATCATCCAGGGCAAACGTCTCATTCATTGCCATTCGTATCGGCAGGATGAAATCCTGATGCTGATGCGATTGATGGAGCGGTTTGGCGTAAAGATCGGCACATTCCAGCACGTGCTGGAGGGTTACAAGATCGCCGATGAAATCGCGAAGCACGGGGCGGGAGGATCCACTTTCTCCGATTGGTGGGCCTACAAATTCGAAGTGTACGACGCCATTCCTTACAACGGCAGTTTGATGCGTGATCGCGGCGTGGTGGTTTCCTTTAACTCTGATTCAGACGAATTGGCCCGCACCATGAATTTGGAAGCGGCCAAAGCTGTGAAGTATGGCGGGGTTCCTGAAGAGGAGGCGCTGAAATTCGTTACGTTGAATCCGGCGAAACAGTTGCACATCGATAAAAATGTCGGCTCGCTTGAACCGGGTAAGGATGCCGATTTTGTTCTCTGGTCCAAATCTCCCCTGAGTTCCGAAACCATCTGCCTGGAAACCTGGATTGAAGGCAAAAAGTATTTTGACTATTCATTATCCCCTGCCCGCACGAAAGCCCTGAGCCAGGAGCGCGCTGATCTCATCGCCAAAGCCCAAAAGCTGGCCAAGCTTTCCGATGACGGCAGCGGTTCCGGTGAAGGCGGCTCGGATGATAAGTCTTTTTTCCATCAATCCCTTGAACACAAGTACGATGGCCATGTGCGGCATTGTCTCGATGAAGAATAA
- a CDS encoding phosphatidylinositol-specific phospholipase C/glycerophosphodiester phosphodiesterase family protein: protein MNTLSPLRTLPLFLALAVTPITYSGAQSTNHPAPLTRAHAHNDYEHKHPFFDAVEQGFCSVEADIHLVNGQLLVAHNSRDVDPAKTLQSLYLDPMRQRIKKNGGRLYANGPECTLLIDFKTEGKTTYAVLGKVLAEYSDILSVFKDGKLETNAITVVLTGGYSREAVKAQAMRYAVCDGKIPDLEKNPPANLVAWISEDWSKFFKWQGHGQMPVDEKERLIQFVTKAHEQGRRIRFWDAPDRPAFWKEMLADGVDLINTDDLKGFQTFYNSR from the coding sequence ATGAATACACTCTCCCCGCTTCGAACATTGCCACTTTTCCTTGCGCTGGCGGTTACACCAATCACCTACTCAGGAGCACAATCGACCAATCATCCCGCTCCACTCACCCGCGCCCATGCCCATAACGATTACGAGCATAAGCACCCGTTCTTCGATGCAGTCGAGCAAGGCTTTTGCAGCGTGGAGGCGGATATCCATTTAGTGAATGGGCAACTGTTGGTCGCTCACAATTCCAGGGATGTCGATCCAGCGAAGACTTTGCAATCGCTCTACCTGGATCCGATGCGCCAACGCATCAAGAAGAATGGTGGACGGCTATATGCCAACGGCCCGGAATGCACGCTGCTGATTGATTTTAAAACCGAGGGCAAAACCACCTATGCAGTTCTTGGCAAGGTTCTGGCCGAATACTCCGATATTCTGAGCGTCTTTAAAGATGGCAAACTGGAAACCAACGCCATCACTGTGGTCCTCACCGGCGGTTACTCGCGCGAAGCGGTCAAGGCTCAAGCCATGCGTTATGCGGTTTGCGATGGCAAAATTCCCGATTTGGAGAAGAATCCACCCGCAAATCTCGTGGCCTGGATCAGTGAGGATTGGAGTAAATTTTTCAAGTGGCAGGGCCATGGCCAGATGCCGGTGGACGAAAAGGAAAGATTGATTCAATTCGTCACCAAGGCCCATGAACAGGGTCGCCGCATACGCTTTTGGGATGCGCCTGACCGGCCCGCTTTCTGGAAGGAAATGCTGGCCGATGGCGTCGATTTGATCAACACGGACGACTTGAAAGGTTTTCAAACATTTTACAATTCAAGGTGA
- a CDS encoding amidohydrolase family protein, whose product MKNNLLRKPSRPYHHALWSAVAGILLAFTASRVSAESMLLSNAIVHTVSHGTITNGQVLVNGNKIEAVGTNLTASSAKVIDLKSQHLYPGMIALDSALGLTEIEAVRATRDMSEVGDYHPEVQSWIAVNPDSELIPVTRANGISHVEPAPQGGVVGGVSGVVALDGWTTEQMTIKRPAALHVYWPEMKLDTTPKEKFKDQSKYKSLEDQAKERQLKIKSLDDFFLEARAYAKAREVAKGKGTDFGINPPWEAMLPVVRGEIPIMVHADEFRQIKAALRWAQTNQYKIVLVNGNDAMMAADILSSSKTPVVFERTFAIPPRDYEAYDAHYRTPELLRRAGVKVAFSVGSDSFHAAMAKNLPYSAAQAVAFGLPEEEALKGLMLYPAEILGIADRLGSIEAGKEATLFVCDGSILDLRANVKQMWIAGKEVSLESRHTRLYEKYKNRPRTK is encoded by the coding sequence ATGAAGAATAATCTTTTAAGAAAACCGAGTCGGCCTTACCACCACGCATTGTGGTCGGCTGTCGCTGGTATCCTGCTGGCTTTTACTGCCAGCCGTGTTTCGGCTGAATCCATGTTGCTGAGCAACGCCATTGTGCACACCGTCTCCCACGGCACCATCACGAACGGGCAGGTGTTGGTGAATGGAAATAAGATTGAAGCGGTTGGCACGAATCTCACAGCCTCCTCAGCCAAGGTCATCGATCTCAAAAGCCAGCACCTTTATCCCGGGATGATCGCACTGGACAGCGCGCTGGGTTTGACGGAAATCGAAGCCGTGCGCGCCACCCGCGATATGAGCGAAGTGGGAGACTACCACCCTGAGGTGCAATCCTGGATTGCCGTAAACCCGGATTCCGAACTTATTCCCGTCACTCGCGCCAATGGCATCTCTCATGTCGAACCCGCACCGCAAGGTGGTGTGGTCGGAGGAGTTTCCGGAGTCGTCGCGCTGGATGGTTGGACGACCGAACAAATGACCATCAAACGTCCTGCCGCACTGCATGTGTATTGGCCGGAGATGAAGCTCGACACGACGCCCAAGGAAAAGTTCAAGGATCAATCCAAATACAAATCTCTCGAAGACCAGGCGAAGGAGCGCCAGTTGAAGATAAAGTCGCTGGACGATTTCTTTCTGGAAGCCCGCGCCTATGCGAAGGCACGGGAGGTCGCGAAAGGAAAAGGCACTGATTTTGGCATCAATCCGCCGTGGGAAGCGATGTTGCCCGTGGTCCGTGGAGAGATTCCCATCATGGTCCATGCTGATGAATTCCGGCAAATTAAAGCCGCTCTCCGTTGGGCCCAAACCAACCAATACAAAATAGTGTTGGTGAATGGGAACGATGCAATGATGGCTGCCGACATTCTTTCCTCGAGCAAAACACCGGTCGTTTTTGAACGCACCTTCGCGATACCGCCACGGGATTATGAAGCCTACGACGCGCATTATCGCACACCTGAATTACTCCGCCGCGCCGGCGTGAAAGTGGCGTTCAGCGTTGGTTCCGACAGCTTTCATGCCGCCATGGCCAAGAATCTTCCTTACTCAGCGGCCCAGGCGGTGGCTTTCGGTCTGCCGGAAGAGGAGGCGCTCAAAGGGCTGATGCTCTATCCAGCCGAAATTTTGGGCATCGCAGACCGGCTTGGCTCCATTGAAGCCGGCAAGGAAGCGACGCTTTTTGTTTGTGACGGCAGCATTCTAGACCTGCGCGCGAATGTGAAGCAAATGTGGATCGCCGGAAAGGAAGTCAGCCTGGAGAGCCGACACACCCGCCTCTACGAAAAATATAAGAATCGGCCTCGAACCAAATAG